A window of the Deltaproteobacteria bacterium genome harbors these coding sequences:
- the fdhF gene encoding formate dehydrogenase subunit alpha, producing MKKVYTICPYCGCGCGLYLHLSHNRITGVSPSRAHPVNGGMLCVKGWNAHEFIHHPDRLASPLRKTERGRVRTSWRDALNLTASRLSAIAAEYGPDSIGFLSSAKCSNEENYLMMKFARAVIGTNNIDHCARLCHSSTVGGLSGTFGSGAMTNSIAEIDEAKTLFVIGSNTTEQHPMIGMHMLRAVDRGATLIVADPRRTQIAEFARIHLRHRSGTDIALLNSIMNVIILEGLVDIEFVKRRTENFDGLMNVVNFYTPSVGAKVTGVPAGMIRKAARIFATQQRSMLFYAMGITQHICGVDNVRACANLIMLTGHIGQPFSGLNPLRGQNNVQGACDMGALPDFYSGYQEVSDPAARRKFSRAWGTPLPDRPGMTLTEMIDAMAEGKIRALYVMGENPLLSDPDLNHVREAFSRLDFLVVQDIFLSETAKIADVVLPAASYAEKDGTYTNTERRVQKAEQALSPFGESLPDWQILCQLANRMGYPMSYHGTYEIMEEIALLSPSYGGMLHHRLHENFGLQWPCPDLNHKGTPYLHRKKFARGLGRFIPVEFIPAAEPVDGDYPLLLTTGRIYFHYHTGTMCRRTSTLEREEPECFVEMNPSDAEGRGIRNGQIVRITSRRGTLTVRTFLTEKTPAGTVFLPFHFREAAANLLTCAATDPEAGIPEFKVCAVRVEPRTAGRHPEKEQEKILHH from the coding sequence CCTACTGCGGGTGTGGGTGCGGTCTTTATCTGCATTTGTCCCACAACCGGATCACCGGCGTCTCCCCCAGCCGGGCGCATCCGGTCAACGGGGGAATGCTCTGCGTGAAGGGGTGGAACGCCCACGAATTCATTCACCATCCCGACCGGCTGGCCTCCCCCCTCCGGAAAACGGAACGGGGCCGGGTCCGGACCTCCTGGCGGGATGCGCTGAACCTGACCGCCTCCCGGCTCTCCGCCATTGCCGCTGAATACGGTCCCGATTCGATCGGTTTTCTCAGTTCCGCAAAGTGCAGCAATGAAGAAAACTATCTCATGATGAAATTCGCCCGCGCGGTCATTGGGACGAACAACATCGATCACTGCGCCCGGCTATGCCATTCGTCCACCGTGGGCGGCCTCTCCGGAACCTTCGGCTCGGGCGCCATGACCAATTCCATTGCCGAGATTGATGAGGCAAAGACCCTCTTCGTGATCGGTTCCAACACGACCGAACAGCATCCCATGATCGGGATGCACATGCTCCGTGCCGTGGACCGGGGCGCGACCCTGATTGTTGCCGACCCGCGGAGGACCCAGATCGCCGAGTTTGCCCGGATTCATCTACGGCATCGGAGCGGGACGGATATTGCCTTGCTGAACAGCATCATGAATGTGATCATCCTCGAAGGGCTGGTGGATATCGAATTCGTGAAGCGGCGCACGGAAAATTTTGATGGCCTGATGAATGTTGTCAACTTTTACACGCCATCCGTCGGCGCCAAGGTCACCGGTGTTCCTGCGGGAATGATCCGCAAGGCGGCGCGGATCTTTGCGACGCAGCAGCGCTCCATGCTCTTCTATGCCATGGGGATCACCCAGCATATCTGCGGGGTGGACAATGTCCGGGCCTGTGCCAACCTGATCATGTTGACGGGTCATATCGGGCAGCCTTTTTCCGGGTTGAACCCGTTGCGGGGGCAGAACAATGTGCAGGGGGCCTGCGACATGGGGGCGCTTCCCGATTTCTATTCGGGCTATCAGGAGGTGAGCGATCCCGCTGCGCGGCGGAAATTCTCCCGTGCCTGGGGAACCCCGCTTCCCGACCGGCCGGGGATGACCCTGACGGAGATGATCGATGCCATGGCGGAGGGGAAGATCCGTGCCCTCTACGTGATGGGGGAGAACCCGCTCCTCTCCGATCCGGACCTGAACCACGTTCGGGAGGCGTTCAGCCGACTCGATTTTCTGGTAGTCCAGGACATCTTTCTCTCCGAGACGGCAAAGATCGCCGATGTCGTCCTCCCCGCCGCGAGCTATGCGGAAAAAGACGGCACCTACACGAACACGGAGCGGCGCGTACAGAAGGCCGAGCAGGCGCTTTCACCCTTTGGGGAGAGCCTGCCGGACTGGCAGATCCTCTGTCAGCTTGCAAACCGCATGGGCTATCCCATGTCCTACCACGGGACCTACGAGATCATGGAGGAGATCGCCCTTTTGAGCCCCTCCTACGGCGGGATGCTTCACCACCGGCTCCATGAAAATTTCGGGCTCCAGTGGCCCTGTCCCGACCTGAACCATAAGGGGACCCCTTACCTGCACCGGAAGAAGTTCGCCCGGGGTCTCGGTCGGTTCATCCCCGTGGAATTCATTCCGGCGGCCGAGCCGGTTGACGGAGATTATCCCCTGCTGCTGACGACCGGACGGATCTATTTCCATTATCATACCGGGACGATGTGCCGACGGACCTCCACACTGGAACGGGAGGAGCCGGAATGTTTTGTTGAGATGAATCCTTCCGATGCCGAAGGTCGCGGCATCCGGAACGGACAAATCGTCCGGATCACCTCCCGACGGGGCACCCTGACGGTCCGAACCTTCCTGACGGAGAAGACCCCGGCGGGAACGGTCTTCCTCCCCTTCCACTTCCGGGAAGCGGCGGCGAACCTTCTGACATGTGCCGCCACCGATCCCGAAGCGGGGATCCCGGAATTCAAGGTCTGTGCCGTCCGGGTGGAACCCCGGACCGCCGGTCGACATCCGGAAAAAGAACAGGAAAAGATTCTTCATCACTGA